The Bacteroidota bacterium DNA segment AACGTGAGCGTTGCAGTGACGGCGAGCGGCAGAGCCATCCAGATCAAGTACGGCCTGAACTTTCCCCACTTCGTTTCCGTCCGGTCGGCTGTCATGCCGATGACCGGGTCGATCACTGCGTCGAAGAGGCGCGACACCATGATCATCGTGCCGGCGACAACCGCTGCCTGCGTTGTTGCGGCAATCTTGAAAACGTCGGTGTAGAAGAACATCATATTCATCGTGATGCTTTGCCAGAATAGAACCGAGGCAAAATCGCCGAAGCCGTAGCCGATCTTTTCCTTCAGCGGTAATTTCTGCAGTGTTTCGTCCATATGATTCTCCTTGGATTAATCGTCGATAGTAAGGAAATACCAGTGCATCAAGATCGAACAACTACTGAGATGTCTCGTTGAAAAGCTTATCCGCCGCCATCGCAAGGAACATGAAGTCCGTCGCGCCGCCCCCCATTACATACTCCGTCTGCTGCCAGAAATAGGGCCACGTTTTCAGCTCCGGCAGATCGGGACGAATCAGCGCCGTGCCGCTGCTGACTCCTCCCGGAATATACGACCAGTCGTCTCTGTTGACGCCGTACGCGACGGTCAGCGACTTCACGCCGACGCCCGAAGCAAAGGAGGCGGTGTTGTCTCCCGGATGGCATCCGAGAATGAAATTCATCGCGTTGAATGCGTACTCGGACGAGAAGGCCTTCGGAAAGCCGATATGCAGCAGCAGTTCTTTCACGGCGAGAGACTGGATATCCCAGCCGGCCCCCCAGATGTACGGCTTGTACGGCACGCCGTAGGGGTTTTGTTTCTGCTCGTCGGCGATCTTCCTAAAAGCCCGTTTGACGCCGTCGGTGACCTTTGCGGTGAACGAACTATCGTGCAGCTTCTCGACAACTCTTCCGGCAACCTCAGCGCAGGTGATGATGTTGCCGCCGATCACGTCGCCATTGTCGAGCAAAATTTTGCGGTATTCATCTTTGGACGTGGTAAGATACAACTCCGCAACGGCCGTGACCCTGTCCAGCGGTTTTGCCGAAGCGTTTCTTCTGTACAGCTCTTCGGCGATCGTTACACATTTTGCGGCAAGGCCGGGGTTAAACTCCTTCAATACCCTGCCGGCAGCGGCAAGCCGCTGGGCTGTATACAACTCTCTTCGCGGATTCTCTTCCGTAAAGACCCAGCGGTCATCTTTGGGAAGCGGGAAACCGAGCACCGGGTCTCTACCGCTGTCGTAGGAGACAAGGTTGTCGGTGATCGTCGCCGCATCGCCGAGATGGACATACTGCTCGAGCGTCGCTTCCTGTATTCCCCGGTACAGCCTTCCCATCGACTCAAAACCTCCGACGATCGACAAGACGCCGTGCTCAACTTGCTGGAGAAGATCCGGTTTTCCGTCCGGCTTATGAATTTCGGCGACCCTTCGTCTCTGGTCGATGGTTGTTTCGTCGTAATCATTTTTGAAGAATTCGTATGCCAGCGCAAGCTTATACACCGTCTCCGCCTGCGATTCCACGCGCAGGTCGTAGTCGCCGGCATCGTGCCAACCGCCGATATTCAAGCCGGGAACATGCTGGCCCGGCCTGAACATCGTATGTGTCGATGCTCCCTGCGAGTATCCGTCAAAATGGTCCCCCGGCTGCGCCATCACCGCGTCGTCCATGTGGCAGAGCCCGTGCCAGACCTTGTAGCGGTCTTTCACAGTCATATGGCACATTTGAACGGCCAGAAAATACTCGAGCGTCGGCTGCCAGACATTCCGCGCGAAGATATCGTTCTTGATCTCGAACTCGTTGGACTCGGATGTCCCGTACTTGACCTTATACAATCCTTCCTCACTCACGCCGCTAAAATCAAACCGCAGATATTGATACCGCAGAAATTTTCCCCATGGTGCCGGAGTCTTTTCCTCTTTGACGACCACCTCAGAATCCGGCGTTATTTTGACAAGCTGAACCGCATCGTATGTCGAAGCAAGCTTATCGAGTTCAACAACTGCGAATTTCTTTTGTTTCGGATGGTATCCGATCTGTGAGACCTGCACCACCGGCTTGTATCTCCAGCCGGGATTGAATTTCGGAGTGATCATCCATTCGACCGCGTTCTTGACCGCGCCGAGCGGGATCGTCGAGCGAACCACAAACCACCCGTTGTTATAGAGTCCCCTCCCGTCGAGGAGCTGAAGATCGCTTGCGTTGGTGGTGATGGTCAATTCTTTTTCCGCATTTCCCGGGGCCACGATCAATTTCTTCCCGGAAGCCATCGGAGTGATCTGGAAGCTTCCATCACTCTCCTTTTTCATGGGACCGTTTGCCTGGCGCGGAAAGATTCCCGGCCCGCCGTCCATGAAATAATGTTCGCCGAACAACTGGCCGGGAAATAATTCCAGATTGAAGCCGACCTTATTCGCCCATGCGGGCGGGAGCGGCTTCTCGAGATCGACAGTG contains these protein-coding regions:
- a CDS encoding glycoside hydrolase family 9 protein, with product MMKRNSLVIVLLLGVLFSGMFGQTKQPNPLLKINSEGYYEADGINVMMFDDFYPEGHQGGLTIVQCGSRVAANGDVRLEPGPGQWSPVPKVGKRHVDKENGTITVDLWYPDSSQNRKGYNPIDYPDLVFRYTIRTEAVGNGIKLTVDLEKPLPPAWANKVGFNLELFPGQLFGEHYFMDGGPGIFPRQANGPMKKESDGSFQITPMASGKKLIVAPGNAEKELTITTNASDLQLLDGRGLYNNGWFVVRSTIPLGAVKNAVEWMITPKFNPGWRYKPVVQVSQIGYHPKQKKFAVVELDKLASTYDAVQLVKITPDSEVVVKEEKTPAPWGKFLRYQYLRFDFSGVSEEGLYKVKYGTSESNEFEIKNDIFARNVWQPTLEYFLAVQMCHMTVKDRYKVWHGLCHMDDAVMAQPGDHFDGYSQGASTHTMFRPGQHVPGLNIGGWHDAGDYDLRVESQAETVYKLALAYEFFKNDYDETTIDQRRRVAEIHKPDGKPDLLQQVEHGVLSIVGGFESMGRLYRGIQEATLEQYVHLGDAATITDNLVSYDSGRDPVLGFPLPKDDRWVFTEENPRRELYTAQRLAAAGRVLKEFNPGLAAKCVTIAEELYRRNASAKPLDRVTAVAELYLTTSKDEYRKILLDNGDVIGGNIITCAEVAGRVVEKLHDSSFTAKVTDGVKRAFRKIADEQKQNPYGVPYKPYIWGAGWDIQSLAVKELLLHIGFPKAFSSEYAFNAMNFILGCHPGDNTASFASGVGVKSLTVAYGVNRDDWSYIPGGVSSGTALIRPDLPELKTWPYFWQQTEYVMGGGATDFMFLAMAADKLFNETSQ